The proteins below are encoded in one region of Ornithinimicrobium avium:
- a CDS encoding AEC family transporter, which produces MLDILGVTSPFFALVGIGYLAARTGALPMASVPGLNIFVLYFALTAMLFKLASETPIQQLVDPVVLAVWLGASFVCLALATATARRGGRSWLDSSFGGMVSVMSNSGFMGVPLLIALLGAAATGPIGATLLADGIVVQSAAIALSHRGAARSGGVLAELGGAMGRVARNPLPWALVLGALFGMTGLHLPGPVDDVVTMLSTAASPVALFTIGAVLARAAADSPPGRVRTGVVAWGDVYWLATVKLLAHPLAVWLLGLAAVAAGLPLDPFALTVLVLVAALPAAANVSLLAERFGADNGRVARVILVSTVLSFVSFTVAVALLT; this is translated from the coding sequence GTGCTCGACATCCTCGGGGTGACCTCCCCCTTCTTCGCGCTGGTGGGGATCGGCTACCTCGCGGCCCGGACCGGTGCGCTGCCGATGGCCTCGGTGCCGGGGCTGAACATCTTCGTCCTCTACTTCGCGCTCACCGCGATGCTCTTCAAGCTCGCCTCGGAGACGCCGATCCAGCAGCTGGTCGACCCCGTGGTGCTCGCGGTGTGGCTGGGCGCGTCGTTCGTCTGCCTGGCGCTGGCCACCGCGACCGCCAGGCGCGGCGGCCGGAGCTGGCTGGACTCCTCCTTCGGCGGCATGGTGTCGGTGATGTCCAACTCGGGCTTCATGGGGGTGCCGCTCCTCATCGCGCTCCTCGGCGCGGCCGCCACCGGGCCGATCGGCGCGACCCTGCTGGCCGACGGGATCGTCGTCCAGTCCGCGGCGATCGCCCTGTCCCACCGCGGCGCCGCGCGCAGCGGCGGCGTTCTCGCCGAGCTGGGCGGGGCCATGGGGCGGGTGGCCCGCAACCCGCTGCCGTGGGCACTGGTCCTGGGCGCGCTGTTCGGGATGACCGGGCTGCACCTCCCGGGGCCGGTCGACGACGTCGTCACGATGCTGTCGACCGCCGCCTCCCCGGTGGCGCTGTTCACGATCGGCGCCGTCCTGGCGCGGGCAGCCGCGGACTCTCCGCCCGGACGGGTGCGGACCGGCGTGGTGGCCTGGGGCGACGTCTACTGGCTGGCGACCGTCAAGCTGCTCGCCCACCCGCTGGCCGTCTGGCTCCTGGGGCTCGCGGCGGTGGCGGCCGGCCTGCCGCTGGACCCGTTCGCGCTCACCGTGCTCGTGCTGGTCGCCGCGCTCCCGGCGGCGGCCAACGTCAGCCTGCTCGCCGAGCGCTTCGGCGCCGACAACGGGCGCGTCGCCCGGGTCATCCTCGTCTCGACGGTGCTCAGCTTCGTGAGCTTCACCGTGGCCGTGGCGCTGCTCACCTGA
- a CDS encoding DUF1345 domain-containing protein yields MWAWATDHVFVFFATYLVLYVVLTAAAFTLVPQRRVSAWAARTTPGTWVDHVLRGNRPGPGQAAMLSLVALVSVLAWHTAEPQHGWLAPGWRAVVSVALLAAAWCAVLLTYAVAYLCQDARSGRRELEFPGGAEPVWGDYLYAAVGVSTTFGTTDVTVVAAAMRRTVTVHAVLAFFFNTVIIVTAVTLLLG; encoded by the coding sequence GTGTGGGCCTGGGCGACCGACCACGTCTTCGTCTTCTTCGCGACCTACCTGGTGCTCTACGTGGTGCTCACCGCCGCCGCCTTCACGTTGGTGCCGCAGCGACGCGTCAGCGCCTGGGCGGCCCGCACGACGCCCGGCACCTGGGTCGACCACGTCCTCCGCGGCAACCGGCCGGGCCCCGGGCAGGCCGCGATGCTCAGCCTGGTGGCGCTGGTCTCCGTCCTGGCCTGGCACACCGCCGAGCCGCAGCACGGCTGGCTGGCCCCCGGGTGGCGCGCCGTCGTCTCGGTCGCGCTCCTCGCCGCCGCGTGGTGCGCCGTGCTCCTGACGTATGCCGTGGCCTACCTGTGCCAGGACGCCCGCTCCGGACGTCGGGAGCTGGAGTTCCCTGGCGGGGCGGAGCCGGTGTGGGGCGACTACCTCTATGCCGCCGTCGGGGTGTCGACGACCTTCGGCACGACGGACGTCACGGTCGTTGCTGCGGCCATGCGCCGCACCGTCACGGTCCACGCGGTCCTGGCCTTCTTCTTCAACACCGTGATCATCGTCACCGCGGTCACGCTGCTGCTCGGTTGA
- the mnmA gene encoding tRNA 2-thiouridine(34) synthase MnmA: MRVVAAMSGGVDSAIAAARMLDAGHEVVGVHLALAQSAATLRESARGCCTIEDAGDARRVADRLGIPFYVWDMAERFREDVVEDFVAEYAAGRTPNPCLRCNEKIKFAALLDKALALGFDAVATGHYAQVVEVVDAAAPGGVRRELHRAVDAAKDQSYVLGVLDAAQLARAFFPLGDTTKPQIREEAAARGFSVAKKPDSHDICFIADGDTRGWLARRLGERPGPIVDDEGTVLGEHGGAHGYTVGQRRGLGLKVPPPDGSKRYVVSTDISTNTVVVGPEELLGVDLVTADHVRWCGPAPEGELRLGAQIRAHGQEYPATARVEGQQLTVHLDERVRGVAPGQSVVLYDGTRVVGSATIARAGRAAPRVPTS; the protein is encoded by the coding sequence ATGAGAGTGGTCGCCGCGATGAGCGGGGGGGTGGACTCGGCCATCGCCGCGGCCCGGATGCTCGACGCCGGGCACGAGGTCGTCGGGGTCCACCTCGCGCTGGCCCAGTCCGCCGCCACGCTGCGCGAGAGCGCGCGCGGGTGCTGCACGATCGAGGACGCCGGCGACGCGCGCCGCGTCGCCGACCGGCTCGGCATCCCGTTCTACGTGTGGGACATGGCCGAGCGCTTCCGCGAGGACGTCGTCGAGGACTTCGTCGCCGAGTACGCCGCCGGCCGCACCCCCAACCCCTGCCTGCGCTGCAACGAGAAGATCAAGTTCGCCGCGCTCCTCGACAAGGCCCTCGCGCTGGGCTTCGACGCCGTCGCGACCGGGCACTACGCCCAGGTCGTCGAGGTCGTGGACGCCGCGGCGCCGGGCGGCGTGCGGCGCGAGCTGCACCGCGCGGTCGACGCGGCCAAGGACCAGTCCTACGTCCTCGGTGTGCTCGACGCCGCCCAGCTCGCGCGGGCCTTCTTCCCGCTCGGCGACACGACCAAGCCGCAGATCCGCGAGGAGGCCGCCGCCCGGGGGTTCAGCGTCGCCAAGAAGCCCGACAGCCACGACATCTGCTTCATCGCGGACGGCGACACTCGCGGCTGGCTCGCCCGGCGGCTCGGCGAGCGGCCCGGCCCGATCGTCGATGACGAGGGCACCGTGCTGGGGGAGCACGGCGGCGCGCACGGCTACACCGTCGGCCAGCGGCGCGGCCTGGGCCTGAAGGTCCCGCCCCCGGACGGCTCCAAGAGGTATGTGGTGTCCACCGACATCAGCACCAACACCGTGGTGGTCGGTCCCGAGGAGCTGCTCGGGGTGGACCTGGTCACGGCCGACCACGTGCGCTGGTGCGGCCCGGCCCCCGAGGGTGAGCTGCGGCTCGGCGCCCAGATCCGGGCGCACGGCCAGGAGTACCCCGCGACCGCGCGGGTCGAGGGCCAGCAGCTGACCGTGCACCTGGACGAGCGGGTCCGCGGCGTCGCGCCGGGCCAGTCGGTCGTGCTCTACGACGGCACCCGAGTCGTCGGGTCGGCCACGATCGCCCGCGCCGGCCGGGCCGCGCCGCGCGTGCCGACGAGCTGA
- a CDS encoding cysteine desulfurase family protein encodes MPSATHYLDHTATTPVLDEVVDVVTAAMRRTGNASSLHTPGREARRVVEESRERVAEALRVRPSEVVFTSGGTESDNLAVKGTYAARRAADPARDRLVVSGIEHHAVLDPVEHLVAHEGARVTFVEPDGDGLVAPAALAAALAADGGPGTVALASVMWANNEVGTVQPVPGLAAVAHEHGIPFHSDAVQALGQVPLDLSVVDLGVVTGHKIGGPLGVGVLTAGRDQSPVPLTHGGGQERRLRSGTLDTPGIAGLAEAVVHAAEHQASHARHLAVLRDALIEGALALDDGIRVSGPWSPGDTTRRLAGNAHLRVPDAEGDSLLYLLDAAGIACSTGSACQAGVPRASHVLLAMGVPEEEARGALRLTLGHGSTTADVDAFLAALPQALERARRAHAASSRVRA; translated from the coding sequence GTGCCCTCTGCCACCCACTACCTCGACCACACCGCGACCACGCCGGTGCTGGACGAGGTCGTCGACGTCGTGACCGCGGCGATGCGCCGCACCGGCAACGCCAGCTCGCTGCACACGCCCGGCCGCGAGGCGCGCCGCGTCGTGGAGGAGTCGCGCGAGCGGGTCGCCGAGGCGCTGCGGGTCCGCCCCTCCGAGGTGGTCTTCACCTCCGGGGGCACCGAGTCGGACAACCTTGCCGTCAAGGGCACGTATGCCGCCCGCCGCGCCGCCGACCCCGCCCGCGACCGGCTCGTGGTCAGCGGGATCGAGCACCACGCCGTCCTCGACCCGGTCGAGCACCTCGTGGCCCACGAGGGCGCCCGCGTCACCTTCGTCGAGCCGGACGGCGACGGCCTGGTCGCGCCGGCCGCGCTCGCCGCGGCGCTGGCCGCCGACGGCGGCCCGGGCACCGTCGCCCTGGCCAGCGTGATGTGGGCCAACAACGAGGTCGGCACCGTCCAGCCGGTCCCCGGGCTCGCGGCCGTGGCGCACGAGCACGGCATACCCTTCCACTCCGACGCGGTGCAGGCCCTCGGGCAGGTGCCGCTGGACCTGTCGGTCGTCGACCTCGGCGTCGTCACCGGGCACAAGATCGGCGGTCCGCTGGGCGTCGGCGTGCTCACCGCCGGCCGCGACCAGTCGCCCGTGCCGCTGACCCACGGCGGCGGGCAGGAGCGGCGACTGCGCTCTGGCACCCTCGACACCCCGGGCATCGCCGGGCTGGCCGAGGCGGTCGTGCACGCCGCCGAGCACCAGGCCAGCCACGCGCGGCACCTGGCGGTCCTGCGCGACGCCCTGATCGAGGGGGCGCTGGCCCTGGACGACGGCATCCGCGTCAGCGGCCCGTGGTCGCCGGGCGACACCACGCGCCGGCTCGCCGGCAACGCCCACCTGCGGGTGCCCGACGCCGAGGGCGACTCCCTGCTCTACCTTCTCGACGCCGCCGGCATCGCCTGCTCCACCGGCTCGGCGTGCCAGGCCGGCGTGCCGCGCGCGAGCCACGTGCTGCTGGCGATGGGCGTGCCCGAGGAGGAGGCCCGCGGCGCGCTGCGGCTGACCCTGGGCCACGGTTCGACCACGGCCGACGTCGACGCCTTCCTCGCCGCGCTGCCCCAGGCCCTGGAGCGGGCCCGCCGGGCGCACGCGGCGTCCTCGAGGGTGCGGGCGTGA
- a CDS encoding electron transfer flavoprotein subunit alpha/FixB family protein has protein sequence MAEVLVLVDHVDGDVRKSTAELLTAAARLGEPSAVFVGAGAQEAAEFLGRYGAAKVYAVESAEVTDHLVAPVAEVLASLVEKTSPAAVLLPASNDGREIGARLALKTSSGLITDAVDVTPADGGVQTVQSVFAGSYTVTSVVTQGSPVITLKPNSVPVAEAQGAATVEALEAQVSDAAKSARITERKEKAASGRPSLTEAAIVVSGGRGTAGDFSPVEAFADSLGAAVGASRAAVDAGWYPHSAQVGQTGVSVSPQLYVAAGISGAIQHRAGMQTSKTIVAVNKDAEAPIFELVDYGVVGDLFAVLPQATQEIQARKG, from the coding sequence ATGGCTGAAGTTCTCGTCCTGGTCGACCACGTCGACGGCGACGTCCGCAAGTCCACCGCCGAGCTGCTGACCGCGGCCGCCCGCCTGGGCGAGCCGTCCGCGGTCTTCGTCGGCGCCGGCGCCCAGGAGGCCGCCGAGTTCCTGGGGCGCTACGGCGCCGCCAAGGTGTATGCCGTGGAGTCCGCCGAGGTGACCGACCACCTGGTGGCCCCGGTCGCCGAGGTCCTCGCCTCCCTCGTGGAGAAGACCTCTCCGGCGGCGGTGCTGCTGCCCGCCAGCAACGACGGTCGGGAGATCGGCGCCCGGCTGGCGCTCAAGACCTCCTCGGGCCTGATCACCGACGCGGTGGACGTGACGCCCGCGGACGGCGGCGTGCAGACCGTGCAGTCCGTCTTCGCCGGCTCCTACACGGTCACCTCGGTGGTGACCCAGGGCAGCCCGGTCATCACCCTGAAGCCCAACTCGGTGCCGGTGGCCGAGGCGCAGGGCGCCGCGACCGTGGAGGCCCTCGAGGCCCAGGTCTCCGACGCGGCCAAGTCCGCACGGATCACCGAGCGCAAGGAGAAGGCCGCCTCCGGGCGCCCCTCGCTGACCGAGGCCGCGATCGTGGTCTCCGGCGGCCGCGGGACCGCGGGCGACTTCAGCCCGGTCGAGGCGTTCGCCGACTCCCTCGGCGCCGCCGTCGGTGCCTCGCGCGCGGCGGTCGACGCCGGCTGGTACCCGCACTCGGCGCAGGTCGGTCAGACCGGTGTCTCGGTCAGCCCGCAGCTCTACGTCGCGGCCGGCATCTCCGGGGCGATCCAGCACCGGGCCGGGATGCAGACCTCCAAGACGATCGTCGCGGTCAACAAGGACGCCGAGGCCCCGATCTTCGAGCTCGTCGACTACGGCGTGGTCGGCGACCTGTTCGCCGTCCTGCCCCAGGCGACGCAGGAGATCCAGGCGCGCAAGGGCTGA
- a CDS encoding electron transfer flavoprotein subunit beta/FixA family protein → MNIVVLVKYVPDAQGDRSFEADNTTDREGVDGLLSELDEYAVEEALTLVESGDGEVTVLTMGPDDAAAAVKKGLQMGAHKGVHVCDDALAGSDAVATSLVLAEAIRKLGQVDLVLTGLASTDGSMSVVPAMLAERLGLPQVTFASELSVDGSTLTARRDDESASLTVEASLPAVVSVTDQINEPRYPSFKGIMAAKKKPVETWSLADLGVDVAQVGLDASWSPVTAVEARPPRSQGEVVTDEGEGGKALAEFLASRKFV, encoded by the coding sequence GTGAACATCGTCGTCTTGGTCAAGTACGTGCCTGACGCCCAGGGTGACCGGAGCTTCGAGGCTGACAACACCACCGACCGCGAGGGGGTGGACGGCCTGCTCTCCGAGCTGGACGAGTACGCCGTGGAGGAGGCGCTCACGCTCGTCGAGTCCGGCGACGGTGAGGTGACGGTGCTCACCATGGGCCCCGACGACGCCGCCGCCGCGGTCAAGAAGGGCCTGCAGATGGGCGCTCACAAGGGAGTGCACGTGTGCGACGACGCGCTCGCCGGCTCCGACGCGGTGGCGACCTCGCTCGTGCTGGCCGAGGCGATCAGGAAGCTCGGCCAGGTCGACCTGGTGCTCACCGGGCTGGCCTCGACCGACGGGTCGATGTCGGTGGTGCCGGCGATGCTGGCCGAGCGGCTCGGTCTGCCGCAGGTGACCTTCGCCTCCGAGCTGTCCGTCGACGGCTCGACCCTCACCGCGCGCCGCGACGACGAGTCGGCCTCGCTGACCGTGGAGGCGAGCCTGCCGGCGGTCGTGTCCGTGACCGACCAGATCAACGAGCCGCGCTACCCCAGCTTCAAGGGGATCATGGCCGCCAAGAAGAAGCCGGTGGAGACCTGGTCGCTGGCCGACCTCGGCGTCGACGTCGCGCAGGTCGGCCTGGACGCCTCCTGGTCCCCGGTGACCGCGGTCGAGGCCCGGCCGCCGCGCTCGCAGGGCGAGGTCGTCACCGACGAGGGCGAGGGCGGCAAGGCCCTGGCCGAGTTCCTCGCCTCCCGCAAGTTCGTCTGA
- a CDS encoding PadR family transcriptional regulator, whose translation MDEDHWPSEWLRGVLGVCVLRVLLDGPSYGYAIIQRLAAAGLGDIKGGTLYPLLGRLEESGDVEVEWRPGEGGPGRKYFALTAAGRERAHDQAARWAAFTTTTRTLTDAALAGTSGRN comes from the coding sequence ATGGACGAGGATCACTGGCCGAGCGAGTGGCTGCGGGGCGTGCTGGGCGTATGCGTCCTGCGCGTGCTGCTCGACGGCCCCAGCTACGGCTACGCGATCATCCAGCGCCTGGCGGCGGCCGGCCTGGGCGACATCAAGGGCGGCACGCTCTACCCGCTCCTGGGCCGGCTGGAGGAGTCCGGCGACGTCGAGGTGGAGTGGCGCCCCGGTGAGGGCGGGCCGGGCCGCAAGTACTTCGCGCTCACCGCCGCAGGTCGCGAGCGCGCGCACGACCAGGCTGCCCGATGGGCGGCCTTCACCACGACCACGCGGACGCTCACCGACGCAGCGCTCGCGGGCACGAGCGGGAGGAACTGA
- a CDS encoding enoyl-CoA hydratase/isomerase family protein, translated as MSRTVATASEFVRVEIDSSIATIRVDRPKMNPLSTQIQDALGEAAGIVSADDEVAAVVLYGGEKVFAAGADIKEMETMSYTDMVQRAPLIQAAFSRVARIPKPTVAAIEGYALGAGCELAMCCDFRVAASDARLGQPEILLGVIPGAGGTQRLARLVGASRAKDLVFTGRMVDAEEAERIGLVDEVSEPGGAHAAAVERVQRYVHGPAFALRAAKEAIDRGLDNDLETGLAIEAMQFAGVFATKDRQIGMTSFVKDGPGKAEFEGR; from the coding sequence GTGAGCAGGACCGTCGCCACCGCGAGCGAGTTCGTCCGGGTCGAGATCGACTCGAGCATCGCCACCATCCGGGTCGACCGCCCGAAGATGAACCCGCTGTCCACCCAGATCCAGGACGCCCTGGGCGAGGCGGCCGGCATCGTCTCCGCCGACGACGAGGTCGCCGCCGTCGTGCTCTACGGCGGGGAGAAGGTCTTCGCCGCCGGCGCGGACATCAAGGAGATGGAGACCATGTCCTACACGGACATGGTCCAGCGCGCCCCACTCATCCAGGCCGCCTTCTCCCGCGTCGCCCGGATCCCCAAGCCGACGGTCGCGGCGATCGAGGGCTACGCCCTCGGCGCGGGCTGCGAGCTGGCGATGTGCTGCGACTTCAGGGTCGCGGCCAGCGACGCCAGGCTCGGCCAGCCCGAGATCCTGCTCGGCGTGATCCCCGGTGCCGGCGGCACGCAGCGCCTGGCCCGTCTCGTCGGCGCCTCGCGCGCCAAGGACCTGGTCTTCACCGGCCGGATGGTCGACGCCGAGGAGGCCGAGCGGATCGGTCTGGTCGACGAGGTCAGCGAGCCCGGCGGCGCCCACGCCGCGGCCGTGGAGCGGGTGCAGCGCTACGTGCACGGTCCCGCCTTCGCCCTCCGCGCCGCCAAGGAGGCCATCGACCGCGGCCTGGACAACGACCTGGAGACCGGCCTGGCGATCGAGGCGATGCAGTTCGCCGGCGTCTTCGCCACCAAGGACCGGCAGATCGGCATGACCTCCTTCGTCAAGGACGGTCCGGGCAAGGCGGAGTTCGAGGGCCGCTGA
- the glgX gene encoding glycogen debranching protein GlgX, with protein MHVAARPRRSSQTPPPPGVSRSALGTEAAVLARHATAVDLCVFDGDAEERVPLRRSAHGVWWDLVPDLSPGTRYGFRVDGPWSPAQGHRHNPHKLLLDPYGHAVDGWVRWAPAVYGHAVDEGGHARPDVRDERDSAPFVPRSVVVDHGFDWQGDVAPAVPWTDTVVYEAHVRGLTMRHPDVPPQLQGTYAALGHPAVLQHLVSLGVTTLELLPVHAYASEPDLVRRGRYNYWGYNTLGFFAPHPGYAAADHPQGVVDELKGAVRALHAAGIEVVLDVVYNHTAEQASDRGPTLSWRGLDNRTYYRLDAQGRDVDVTGTGNTVDLRDPLVTRMVLDSLRHWVQEYHVDGFRFDLAPALVRGDDDAYQRDHPFHVALRTDPVLSGVKLIAEPWDVGVHGWRTGQFPPPLAEWNDRFRDSVRSFWLADAAGAQRGAPGAGLRELASRLAGSADLFGHEHRAPLASVNFVAAHDGFTLADLTAYEQKNNLPNGEDNRDGHGDNRSWNHGVEGATTDAAVLAERERSVRNLLATVLLSPGVPMLAAGDEAGRTQGGNNNAYNQDNSTSWLSWRRSPAQEALLEQTRELLALRRELALLRPAAAPTPGPVAGRTRLRWFEEQGLELPAAAWGDPWRRTLVVLHDTLHQPEGAAVALVMHAGADPLDVVAPKVEGVTGWRLRWSSDGAPAGSPVAPGQPIQVVARSLTVLVGSPA; from the coding sequence GTGCACGTCGCCGCCCGTCCCCGTCGCAGCAGCCAGACCCCGCCTCCGCCGGGCGTGAGCAGGTCCGCGCTCGGCACCGAGGCGGCGGTCCTGGCCCGGCACGCGACGGCCGTGGACCTGTGCGTCTTCGACGGCGACGCGGAGGAGCGCGTGCCGCTGCGCCGCTCGGCGCACGGGGTCTGGTGGGACCTGGTGCCGGACCTGAGCCCGGGGACCCGCTACGGCTTCCGGGTGGACGGCCCCTGGTCGCCGGCGCAGGGGCACCGGCACAACCCGCACAAGCTGCTGCTCGACCCTTACGGCCACGCGGTCGACGGCTGGGTGCGCTGGGCGCCGGCGGTCTACGGCCACGCCGTCGACGAGGGCGGGCACGCGCGGCCGGACGTGCGCGACGAGCGCGACTCGGCGCCGTTCGTGCCCCGCTCGGTGGTGGTCGACCACGGCTTCGACTGGCAGGGCGACGTGGCGCCCGCGGTCCCCTGGACCGACACGGTGGTCTACGAGGCGCACGTGCGCGGGCTGACCATGCGCCACCCCGACGTCCCGCCGCAGCTGCAGGGGACGTATGCCGCGCTCGGACACCCGGCGGTCCTGCAGCACCTCGTCTCCCTCGGCGTGACCACGCTGGAGCTGCTGCCGGTGCACGCCTACGCCTCGGAGCCGGACCTGGTGAGGCGCGGCCGCTACAACTACTGGGGCTACAACACCCTCGGCTTCTTCGCCCCGCACCCGGGCTACGCCGCCGCCGACCACCCGCAGGGCGTGGTCGACGAGCTCAAGGGGGCGGTCCGGGCGCTGCACGCCGCCGGCATCGAGGTGGTGCTCGACGTCGTCTACAACCACACCGCCGAGCAGGCCTCCGACCGCGGCCCGACGCTGTCGTGGCGCGGCCTGGACAACCGCACCTACTACCGGCTGGACGCGCAGGGACGCGACGTCGACGTGACCGGCACCGGCAACACCGTCGACCTGCGCGACCCCCTCGTCACCCGGATGGTGCTGGACTCCCTGCGCCACTGGGTGCAGGAGTACCACGTCGACGGTTTCCGCTTCGACCTGGCGCCCGCCCTGGTCCGCGGGGACGACGACGCCTACCAGCGCGACCACCCCTTCCACGTGGCGCTGCGCACCGACCCCGTCCTGTCCGGCGTCAAGCTGATCGCCGAGCCGTGGGACGTCGGCGTGCACGGGTGGCGCACCGGGCAGTTCCCGCCGCCGCTGGCCGAGTGGAACGACCGGTTCCGAGACTCGGTGCGCTCCTTCTGGCTCGCCGACGCCGCGGGTGCCCAGCGCGGCGCCCCCGGCGCCGGGCTGCGCGAGCTGGCCTCCCGGCTCGCGGGGTCGGCCGACCTCTTCGGGCACGAGCACCGCGCTCCGCTGGCCTCGGTCAACTTCGTCGCCGCCCACGACGGCTTCACGCTGGCCGACCTGACGGCGTACGAGCAGAAGAACAACCTGCCCAACGGGGAGGACAACCGGGACGGCCACGGCGACAACCGCTCGTGGAACCACGGGGTCGAGGGCGCCACCACCGACGCCGCGGTGCTGGCCGAGCGCGAACGCTCGGTGCGCAACCTGCTCGCGACCGTGCTGCTCTCCCCCGGCGTGCCGATGCTGGCCGCCGGCGACGAGGCGGGGCGGACCCAGGGCGGCAACAACAACGCCTACAACCAGGACAACTCCACCTCGTGGCTCTCGTGGCGGCGCAGCCCCGCGCAGGAGGCGCTGCTGGAGCAGACGCGGGAGCTGCTCGCACTGCGGCGCGAGCTGGCGCTGCTGCGCCCGGCCGCGGCACCGACGCCCGGCCCGGTCGCCGGCCGGACCCGGCTGCGCTGGTTCGAGGAGCAGGGCCTGGAGCTGCCCGCCGCCGCCTGGGGCGACCCGTGGCGGCGCACCCTGGTGGTGCTGCACGACACGCTGCACCAGCCGGAGGGGGCAGCGGTCGCGCTGGTCATGCACGCCGGGGCGGACCCCCTCGACGTCGTGGCACCCAAGGTCGAGGGGGTGACCGGCTGGCGGCTGCGCTGGAGCAGCGACGGCGCGCCGGCCGGGTCGCCGGTGGCGCCCGGCCAGCCGATCCAGGTCGTGGCCCGCAGCCTGACCGTGCTCGTCGGCTCTCCCGCCTAG